A genome region from Chloroflexia bacterium SDU3-3 includes the following:
- a CDS encoding PAS domain S-box protein has translation MEVSPDNRPSTPISAAALLLMLLSVALALGGMRDASIAAACGGAACVGILLWRSRRPASPSDLADLAAEGIVRYQGGCITEANQAMATLFGYPHDQLIGMPIQQLIAPENRAGTLAHLDRAYAQPYETSGLRHDGTQFPLELIVRQASQGQAISYAVCFRDISAHKLIEESLRSSEMRSRQVTEGMSDVIWVCNPDLSQCIYVNPAFSQVWGRSTSDLYERPSLLFESIYPLDLEQATPIESASDNTLYEGEYRIVRPDGSMRWIETQSFTARNSANEIYRIIGVAKDITRRKRAEAALHENEMAMRALYEIAASPNLTFAQRVEAFLKMGCEHFAMPTGIFSQIEGDQYRIVGSYSSEDGVALRPGDTLVTHEVYCSATISQVALVAIEHAGRSAWRDHPCYARYQTESYLGAPVVVHGQIYGTLCFSNQAPHTSHFSENQKDVLRLMAQWLSSEIERQESADTLKRQYRAVRRTQSELRAVFDATNDGMALISPEGWVLSTNRRFGELFANSREAESAQPGEILSISDFSARYATLAANQGQHFHEIIAQPGPPARELALTSMPVHSQEGYIGRLYVVRDVTDERAIDRMKSDFVAMVSHELRTPLTSIKGYIDILLEQELPDPMRREFLQIVSSNTDRLMALISDLLDVARIEEGAIELIFRRHQLSPIIRNVVNLLQPQIDAKQQKLLVDISSNLPSIRCDADRVIQILTNLISNAHKYTPAGGAITLQAWHSPEYIHISIIDNGIGIAKEDQARLFNKFFRAKNRAKQAVGTGLGLAISQRLAQMHGGSITVESMLDVGSTFTLMLPIHHGSQP, from the coding sequence ATGGAAGTATCGCCAGACAACCGCCCGAGCACACCGATCAGCGCCGCCGCGCTGCTGCTTATGCTCCTGAGCGTCGCGCTCGCGCTGGGCGGCATGCGCGACGCCAGCATCGCCGCCGCATGCGGCGGCGCGGCGTGTGTGGGCATCCTGCTGTGGCGCAGCCGACGGCCCGCGTCGCCCAGCGACCTCGCCGACCTCGCCGCCGAGGGGATCGTGCGCTACCAGGGCGGCTGCATCACCGAGGCCAACCAGGCCATGGCCACGCTGTTTGGCTACCCGCACGACCAGCTGATCGGCATGCCCATCCAGCAGCTGATCGCCCCCGAAAACCGCGCAGGCACCCTGGCCCACCTCGACCGCGCCTACGCCCAGCCCTACGAGACCAGCGGCCTGCGCCACGACGGCACCCAATTCCCGCTTGAGCTGATCGTGCGCCAGGCCAGCCAGGGGCAAGCGATCAGCTACGCGGTCTGCTTCCGCGATATCTCGGCCCACAAGCTGATCGAGGAGTCGCTGCGATCGAGCGAGATGCGCTCGCGGCAGGTGACCGAGGGCATGAGCGATGTGATCTGGGTCTGCAACCCCGACCTGAGCCAGTGCATCTATGTCAACCCCGCCTTCAGCCAGGTGTGGGGGCGCAGCACCAGCGATCTCTACGAGCGGCCCAGCCTGCTGTTCGAGAGCATCTACCCGCTCGACCTCGAGCAGGCCACCCCGATCGAAAGCGCCAGCGACAACACGCTCTACGAGGGCGAGTACCGGATCGTGCGCCCCGACGGCAGCATGCGCTGGATCGAGACGCAGAGCTTCACCGCGCGCAACAGCGCCAACGAGATCTACCGGATCATCGGCGTCGCGAAGGACATCACGCGGCGCAAGCGGGCCGAGGCCGCGCTGCACGAGAACGAGATGGCCATGCGCGCGCTCTACGAGATCGCCGCCAGCCCGAACCTCACCTTCGCCCAGCGGGTGGAGGCGTTTCTGAAGATGGGCTGCGAGCACTTCGCCATGCCCACCGGCATCTTCTCGCAGATCGAGGGCGATCAGTATCGGATCGTCGGCAGCTATAGCAGCGAAGATGGGGTGGCGCTCCGCCCCGGCGATACCCTAGTCACCCACGAGGTCTACTGCAGCGCCACTATCAGCCAGGTAGCCCTGGTCGCCATCGAGCACGCTGGTAGGTCGGCCTGGCGCGATCACCCGTGCTACGCCCGCTACCAGACCGAGTCCTACCTTGGTGCGCCAGTGGTAGTGCATGGCCAGATCTACGGCACCCTCTGCTTCTCGAACCAGGCACCCCACACCAGCCATTTTAGCGAGAATCAAAAGGATGTGCTGCGCCTGATGGCCCAGTGGCTCAGCAGCGAGATCGAGCGACAGGAATCTGCCGACACCCTGAAGCGCCAGTACCGCGCGGTGCGCCGCACCCAGAGCGAGCTGCGCGCTGTGTTCGACGCCACCAACGACGGCATGGCCCTGATCTCGCCCGAGGGCTGGGTGCTCTCCACCAACCGCCGCTTCGGCGAGCTGTTCGCCAACAGCCGCGAAGCCGAAAGCGCCCAGCCGGGCGAGATCCTAAGCATCAGCGACTTCTCGGCGCGCTACGCCACGCTGGCCGCCAACCAGGGCCAGCACTTCCACGAGATCATCGCCCAGCCGGGGCCGCCCGCGCGCGAGCTGGCGCTCACCTCGATGCCAGTGCATAGCCAAGAGGGCTATATCGGACGGCTGTATGTGGTGCGCGATGTGACCGACGAGCGCGCGATCGACCGCATGAAATCCGACTTTGTGGCCATGGTATCCCACGAGCTGCGCACCCCGCTCACCTCGATCAAGGGCTATATCGACATCCTGCTGGAGCAGGAGCTGCCCGACCCCATGCGGCGCGAGTTTCTGCAGATCGTCAGCTCCAACACCGATCGGCTCATGGCCCTGATCAGCGATCTGCTCGATGTGGCGCGGATCGAGGAAGGGGCGATCGAGCTCATCTTCCGCCGCCACCAGCTCTCGCCGATCATCCGCAATGTGGTGAACCTGCTGCAGCCGCAGATCGACGCCAAGCAGCAGAAGCTGCTCGTCGACATCAGCAGCAACCTGCCCAGCATCCGCTGCGACGCCGACCGCGTGATCCAGATTCTCACCAACCTGATCTCGAACGCCCATAAGTACACCCCAGCGGGCGGCGCGATCACGCTGCAGGCCTGGCATAGCCCCGAGTATATCCACATCAGCATCATCGACAACGGCATCGGTATCGCCAAAGAAGACCAGGCCCGGCTGTTCAACAAGTTCTTCCGCGCCAAAAACCGTGCGAAGCAGGCGGTCGGCACCGGCCTGGGGCTGGCCATCAGCCAGAGGCTCGCCCAGATGCACGGCGGCAGCATCACCGTCGAGAGCATGCTCGATGTCGGCTCCACCTTCACGCTCATGCTGCCGATCCATCACGGATCGCAGCCCTAG
- a CDS encoding SpoIIE family protein phosphatase, which translates to MHTYTHEIPSGHGLSALVVDDDPDINRLILARLSVLGFTITAAPNGEVALRLMADKPADLVFLDVALPGISGLEVLDSIRSSGYDTAVIMTTAYGSERVAIDALRRGADDYLRKPFEPIEFKAVLRRTTARLLLNRQNTMLHHQLEEKSAQLEQELANAAKVQSDLLPRSMPIIPGFELAAECVPAREVGGDFYDWRQPSADTTAFWLCDVMGKGMSAALLMATVRAVMRAVVRHSTPSEAMQYVTAALDDDFDRTSRFVTLFLGQLHGPTRQLRYVDAGHGHVFLRRASGKIEMLSERGMPVGVMPNTVYGEGSITFSPGDALLVYSDGVIDARPELELTPKTLARHLDGAGSAWAMVDRIVGLLSPIGVPPDDFTIMALRCLE; encoded by the coding sequence ATGCATACGTACACCCACGAAATCCCATCCGGGCATGGGCTCTCGGCCCTAGTCGTCGACGACGACCCCGATATCAACCGCCTGATCCTGGCGCGGCTCAGCGTACTTGGCTTCACCATCACCGCCGCGCCCAACGGCGAGGTTGCCCTGCGGCTGATGGCCGACAAGCCCGCCGATCTGGTGTTCTTGGATGTCGCCCTGCCGGGGATCAGCGGGCTAGAGGTGCTCGACAGCATCCGCAGCAGCGGCTACGACACCGCCGTGATCATGACCACCGCCTACGGCTCTGAGCGGGTGGCGATCGACGCGCTGCGACGCGGGGCCGACGACTACCTGCGCAAGCCCTTCGAGCCGATCGAGTTCAAAGCGGTGCTGCGACGCACCACCGCCCGACTGCTGCTCAACCGCCAGAACACCATGCTGCACCACCAGCTGGAGGAGAAGAGCGCCCAGCTTGAGCAGGAACTGGCCAACGCCGCCAAGGTCCAGTCCGACCTTCTGCCCCGCTCCATGCCGATCATCCCAGGGTTCGAGCTGGCCGCCGAGTGCGTGCCCGCCCGCGAGGTCGGCGGCGACTTCTACGACTGGCGGCAGCCGAGCGCCGACACCACCGCGTTCTGGCTCTGCGATGTGATGGGGAAGGGCATGTCGGCGGCGCTCCTGATGGCCACGGTGCGGGCTGTCATGCGGGCGGTGGTGCGACACAGCACGCCCAGCGAGGCCATGCAGTACGTCACCGCCGCGCTCGATGACGACTTCGACCGCACCAGCCGCTTCGTGACGCTCTTTCTCGGCCAGCTGCATGGCCCAACGCGCCAGCTCCGCTATGTGGATGCGGGCCACGGCCACGTGTTCCTGCGCAGGGCCAGCGGAAAGATCGAGATGCTGAGCGAGCGCGGCATGCCGGTTGGGGTGATGCCCAACACCGTCTATGGCGAGGGCAGCATCACCTTCAGCCCCGGCGACGCGCTGCTGGTCTACAGCGATGGCGTGATCGACGCCCGACCCGAGCTGGAGCTGACGCCGAAGACGCTGGCCAGACACCTCGACGGCGCAGGCAGCGCCTGGGCCATGGTTGACCGCATCGTTGGGCTGCTTAGCCCTATCGGCGTCCCACCCGATGACTTCACCATTATGGCCCTTCGCTGCCTGGAGTAA
- a CDS encoding STAS domain-containing protein, with protein MLSSGQLRQAVQAQIDTGKQQILIDLGEIYFVDSSGLGSLIGCLKAARNVGGDLRIARPDKQVRSLLHLTTLDLTLTPYASVEEAIQSFGKAG; from the coding sequence ATGCTCAGCTCGGGGCAGCTGCGGCAGGCAGTGCAGGCACAGATCGACACAGGCAAGCAGCAGATTCTCATCGACCTTGGGGAGATCTACTTTGTTGATAGCTCGGGGCTGGGGTCGCTCATCGGGTGCCTGAAGGCGGCGCGAAATGTGGGCGGCGATCTGCGGATCGCCCGGCCAGATAAGCAAGTGAGATCCCTACTGCACCTCACCACACTCGACCTCACGCTTACGCCCTACGCCAGTGTGGAGGAGGCCATACAGTCCTTCGGCAAAGCTGGGTAG
- a CDS encoding N-acyl-D-glucosamine 2-epimerase — protein sequence MIDTIQLHTYALRAERELRGNILPFWIQHTVDMERGGFYGGISNDLHVDLEAPKGALLTTRILWAYAAAYRRYQEAEYLVMAQMAYADLIDRFWDHAHGGLYWAVSPTGEPLQPHKQIFVQAYGIYALAEYALATGSRYALDRAIALHRLIEAHASDALHGGYREACAADWQPHQAALDAASASAEKTFNTHLHVLEAYANLLRSWNSPELRTRLAALIDLIASRMIDRDSAHARHFFTNDFTPLPGPLSFGHDIEASWLLLDAAHELGDRALLARVEPLALAMADAVYAQGLGGDGALPYESDWQGNIVQAQREWWPQTEAVVGFLRAYCASGEPHFLEAALRCWEFIEQRLVDRAGGEWFKAVTPEGEPLRDEAKVSFWKCPYHNTRACLEMVARLQQINQSSVLQISRGE from the coding sequence ATGATCGACACGATACAGCTACACACCTACGCGCTCAGGGCCGAGCGCGAGCTGCGGGGCAACATCCTGCCCTTCTGGATTCAGCATACGGTTGACATGGAGCGAGGCGGCTTCTATGGCGGTATCTCGAATGATCTCCATGTCGATCTGGAGGCCCCCAAAGGCGCGCTGCTCACCACCCGCATCCTGTGGGCCTACGCGGCGGCCTACCGCCGCTACCAGGAGGCCGAGTACCTCGTGATGGCGCAGATGGCCTATGCCGACCTGATCGACCGCTTCTGGGACCATGCCCACGGCGGTCTGTACTGGGCGGTCAGCCCGACCGGCGAGCCGTTGCAGCCGCACAAGCAGATCTTTGTGCAGGCCTATGGCATCTACGCGCTGGCCGAGTACGCGCTGGCCACCGGCTCGCGCTACGCGCTCGATCGCGCTATCGCGCTGCACCGCCTGATCGAGGCCCACGCTAGCGATGCGCTGCACGGCGGCTACCGCGAGGCCTGCGCCGCTGACTGGCAGCCCCACCAGGCCGCGCTGGATGCGGCTTCGGCTAGCGCCGAGAAGACCTTCAACACCCACCTGCATGTGCTTGAGGCCTACGCCAACCTGCTGCGCAGCTGGAACAGCCCCGAGCTGCGCACCCGCCTCGCCGCGCTGATCGACCTGATCGCGTCGCGCATGATCGACCGCGATAGCGCACACGCGCGCCACTTCTTCACGAACGACTTTACGCCGTTGCCGGGGCCGCTGTCGTTTGGCCACGACATCGAGGCCAGCTGGCTGCTGCTGGATGCCGCCCACGAGCTGGGCGACCGCGCGCTGCTGGCCCGGGTCGAGCCGCTGGCGCTGGCCATGGCTGACGCGGTGTACGCGCAGGGCCTGGGCGGCGATGGCGCGCTGCCCTACGAGTCCGACTGGCAGGGGAATATCGTGCAGGCGCAGCGCGAGTGGTGGCCGCAGACCGAGGCGGTGGTCGGCTTCCTGCGGGCCTACTGCGCCTCGGGCGAGCCGCACTTTCTTGAGGCGGCGCTGCGCTGCTGGGAGTTTATCGAGCAGCGGCTGGTGGACCGTGCTGGCGGCGAGTGGTTCAAGGCGGTGACGCCGGAGGGCGAGCCGCTGCGCGACGAGGCCAAGGTGAGCTTCTGGAAGTGCCCCTACCACAACACCCGCGCCTGCCTAGAGATGGTCGCGCGGCTCCAGCAGATCAACCAGTCCAGCGTGCTGCAGATCTCGCGTGGGGAGTAG
- a CDS encoding glycosyl transferase produces the protein MRYGFFDDEQREYVITQPDTPLPWINYLGCESYFGLISNTAGGYSFYRDARLRRLTRYRYNNVPFDTGGRYLYLRDNASGSFWSPSWQPTQNELEDYTCRHGMGYTIIGSTYQGIKASTRYFVPLGENLEIWQITVTNQRSQKAALSLFSSIEFCLWDAQDDATNFQRNFSTGQVEVEDGVIYHKTEYRERRDHFAYFACSEQLAGFDTQRESFLGAYRGWDRPTVVASGESRDSIAHGWAPIGSHHVKLELAPGELRTVTFVLGYHENPRDQKFDPPTSQTVNKRTVKPTIAKYLDASAADAAFAALRAYWDKLLGLYQASTPDVHTNRMVNIWNAYQCMATFNMSRSASFYESGIGRGLGFRDSNQDLLGFVHMVPERARERVLDIAATQLESGGAYHQYQPLTKRGNNDIGGNFNDDPLWLILGVAAYLKETGDWSILDELVPYDNQPGSETPLYEHLQRSLRYTTDRLGPHGLPLIGRADWNDCLNLNCFSDTPGQSFQTTTNKEGKVAESVFIAGMFVLAAKELAGIAEQRGLADEAAAYLAEAAKMDETVHAHGWDGEWFIRAYDDAGQKIGSHENAEGQIYIEPQGFCVLAGIGLEDGIAKKALDSVNQRLATKHGIVILQPAYTRYYLEYGEISSYPPGYKENAGIFCHNNPWVIVAETKVGNGDRAHDYYSRINPSAREEIGDLHRCEPYVYAQMIAGSDAPTHGEAKNSWLTGTAAWNYVAITQAILGVHPTYTGLEISPVIPSDWPGFSITRVFRGVTYRIVVERAGKGNTVALSVDGQTVSGNVVPLPTDGRTEVAVHVTLS, from the coding sequence ATGCGCTATGGCTTTTTCGATGACGAGCAGCGCGAATACGTGATTACGCAGCCCGATACGCCGCTGCCCTGGATCAACTACCTGGGCTGCGAGTCGTACTTTGGTCTGATCTCCAATACGGCGGGCGGCTACTCGTTCTACCGCGACGCCCGCCTTCGCCGCCTGACCCGCTACCGCTACAACAATGTGCCCTTCGACACGGGCGGTCGCTATCTGTACCTGCGCGACAACGCCTCGGGCAGCTTCTGGTCGCCCTCGTGGCAGCCGACCCAGAACGAGCTTGAAGATTACACGTGTCGCCATGGCATGGGCTACACGATCATCGGCTCGACCTACCAGGGCATCAAGGCCTCGACCCGCTACTTTGTGCCGCTGGGCGAGAACCTGGAGATCTGGCAGATCACGGTGACCAACCAGCGCAGCCAGAAGGCCGCGCTCTCGCTGTTCTCCTCGATCGAGTTCTGTCTATGGGACGCTCAGGACGACGCCACCAACTTCCAGCGCAACTTCAGCACCGGCCAGGTGGAGGTTGAGGATGGCGTGATCTACCACAAGACCGAGTACCGCGAGCGGCGCGACCACTTCGCCTACTTCGCCTGCTCGGAGCAGCTGGCGGGCTTCGACACCCAGCGCGAGTCGTTCCTGGGCGCGTACCGCGGCTGGGACCGCCCCACCGTCGTGGCCAGCGGCGAGTCGCGCGACTCGATCGCCCACGGCTGGGCGCCGATCGGCTCGCACCACGTGAAGCTGGAGCTGGCCCCCGGCGAGTTGCGCACCGTCACCTTCGTGCTGGGCTACCACGAGAACCCGCGCGACCAGAAGTTCGACCCGCCCACGTCGCAGACGGTCAACAAGCGCACGGTGAAGCCCACCATCGCCAAGTACCTGGATGCCAGCGCGGCGGATGCGGCCTTCGCGGCCCTGCGCGCCTACTGGGACAAGCTGCTGGGCCTGTACCAGGCCAGCACGCCCGACGTGCACACCAACCGCATGGTGAACATCTGGAACGCCTACCAGTGCATGGCCACCTTCAACATGTCGCGCTCGGCCTCGTTCTACGAGTCGGGCATTGGCCGCGGCCTGGGATTCCGCGACTCGAACCAGGATCTGCTAGGCTTCGTGCACATGGTGCCCGAGCGCGCCCGCGAGCGCGTGCTGGACATCGCGGCCACCCAGCTGGAGTCGGGTGGCGCGTACCACCAGTACCAGCCGCTGACTAAGCGCGGCAACAACGACATCGGCGGCAACTTCAACGACGACCCGCTGTGGCTCATCCTGGGCGTGGCGGCCTACCTGAAGGAGACCGGCGACTGGAGCATCCTAGATGAGCTGGTGCCCTACGACAACCAGCCCGGCTCGGAGACGCCGCTCTACGAGCACCTGCAGCGCAGCCTGCGCTACACCACCGACCGGCTTGGACCGCACGGCCTGCCGCTGATTGGCCGCGCCGACTGGAACGACTGCCTGAACCTGAACTGCTTCTCGGACACCCCGGGCCAGTCCTTCCAGACCACCACCAACAAAGAGGGCAAGGTCGCCGAGTCGGTGTTCATCGCCGGTATGTTTGTGCTGGCCGCCAAGGAGCTTGCGGGTATCGCCGAGCAGCGCGGCCTGGCCGACGAGGCCGCCGCCTATCTGGCCGAGGCCGCCAAGATGGACGAGACTGTCCACGCCCACGGCTGGGATGGCGAGTGGTTCATCCGCGCCTACGACGACGCTGGCCAGAAGATCGGCTCGCACGAGAACGCCGAGGGCCAGATCTACATCGAGCCGCAGGGCTTCTGTGTGCTGGCCGGTATCGGCCTGGAGGATGGGATCGCCAAGAAGGCGCTCGACTCGGTGAACCAGCGCCTGGCCACAAAGCACGGCATCGTCATCCTGCAGCCCGCCTACACCCGCTACTACCTAGAGTACGGCGAGATCTCCTCGTACCCGCCCGGCTACAAGGAGAACGCCGGTATCTTCTGCCACAACAACCCCTGGGTGATCGTGGCCGAGACCAAGGTGGGCAACGGCGACCGCGCCCACGACTACTACTCGCGGATCAACCCCTCGGCCCGCGAGGAGATCGGCGACCTGCACCGCTGTGAGCCGTACGTATACGCGCAGATGATCGCAGGCAGCGACGCGCCGACCCACGGCGAGGCCAAGAACTCGTGGCTCACCGGCACGGCGGCCTGGAACTATGTGGCGATCACGCAGGCCATTCTGGGTGTGCACCCCACCTACACCGGCCTGGAGATCTCGCCGGTGATCCCCAGCGATTGGCCGGGCTTCTCGATCACCCGCGTGTTCCGCGGCGTGACCTACCGCATCGTGGTGGAGCGCGCTGGCAAGGGCAACACAGTGGCGCTCTCGGTGGATGGCCAGACGGTGAGCGGCAACGTGGTGCCGCTGCCCACCGACGGTCGCACCGAGGTCGCGGTGCATGTGACCCTCTCGTAG
- a CDS encoding DUF4386 domain-containing protein produces MEKLSIQRITGVLLIGIPMLFMVCFTLLQVLFDYPAILRQPVSAVFVQFQAGGPRLIAIWYTLTLTALLFIPVVVLLHTALAERQPPWYLGLASVLGVLAGLVQGLGFLRWSFLVPSLAGSYLDPAATAAQRDMAALIFDVFNRYAGMAIGEHLGYLFTGLWTVLIAGALGRTRLIPAWLGWLGAACAGGVLVGLLEPAGWSAAGPINAVSYMVWAIWLVAVGALLLLRAGSRGGAG; encoded by the coding sequence ATGGAGAAGCTGTCTATCCAGCGCATAACCGGCGTGCTGCTGATCGGCATCCCGATGTTGTTTATGGTCTGCTTTACGCTGCTACAGGTGCTGTTCGACTATCCGGCGATCCTGCGGCAGCCTGTGTCGGCGGTGTTTGTGCAATTTCAGGCTGGCGGCCCGCGCCTGATCGCGATCTGGTACACGCTCACGCTCACGGCGCTGCTGTTCATCCCGGTGGTGGTGCTGCTGCACACCGCCCTGGCCGAGCGCCAGCCGCCCTGGTACCTCGGGCTGGCCTCGGTGCTGGGTGTGCTGGCCGGGCTTGTCCAAGGCCTCGGCTTCCTGCGCTGGAGCTTCCTAGTGCCCTCGCTGGCTGGATCGTACCTGGACCCGGCGGCGACGGCGGCCCAGCGCGATATGGCGGCGCTGATCTTTGACGTGTTCAACCGCTACGCTGGCATGGCCATTGGTGAGCACCTGGGCTATCTGTTCACCGGCCTGTGGACGGTGCTGATCGCCGGGGCGCTTGGCCGCACGCGGCTGATACCAGCGTGGCTGGGCTGGCTGGGGGCGGCGTGCGCCGGAGGGGTGCTTGTCGGCCTGCTTGAGCCAGCCGGGTGGAGCGCCGCAGGCCCGATCAATGCGGTGAGCTACATGGTCTGGGCGATCTGGCTGGTGGCGGTGGGCGCGCTGCTGCTGCTGCGCGCCGGATCGCGCGGCGGGGCGGGCTAG
- a CDS encoding TetR/AcrR family transcriptional regulator yields MATRERILDVALELFNEQGTAPVSTNHIASQLGISPGNLYYHFRNKDAIIRAIICERLFGMWDQIYDLPDGLPPTLADLRRLVQANFAGLWQYRFVYRELIVLLRRDAALHEAYMAVRQRGYQGFEQLFAAFVAAGVLRSPADPQELGRVAELCWIVTEFWLPNLEVSGRAVDEAQLAYGVELMMQVLSPLIIR; encoded by the coding sequence ATGGCCACACGCGAGCGAATTCTGGATGTAGCGCTTGAGCTTTTCAACGAGCAGGGCACCGCGCCAGTGTCGACCAACCATATCGCCAGCCAGCTGGGGATCAGCCCAGGCAACCTGTACTACCACTTTCGCAACAAGGATGCGATCATCCGCGCGATCATCTGCGAGCGCCTGTTTGGGATGTGGGATCAGATCTACGATCTGCCCGACGGCCTACCGCCCACCCTGGCCGACCTGCGGCGGCTGGTGCAGGCCAACTTCGCGGGGCTGTGGCAGTACCGCTTTGTGTACCGCGAGCTGATCGTGCTGCTGCGGCGCGACGCGGCCCTGCACGAGGCCTATATGGCGGTGCGCCAGCGCGGCTACCAGGGCTTCGAGCAGCTCTTCGCGGCGTTTGTGGCGGCGGGGGTGCTGCGCTCGCCCGCCGACCCGCAGGAGCTCGGCCGCGTGGCCGAGCTCTGCTGGATCGTCACCGAGTTCTGGCTGCCAAACTTGGAGGTGAGCGGCCGCGCGGTCGATGAGGCCCAGCTTGCCTACGGCGTGGAGCTGATGATGCAGGTGCTTAGCCCGCTGATTATCCGCTAG
- a CDS encoding NAD-dependent epimerase/dehydratase family protein: MSAELHVIFGTGPLGHWTAKTLLALGRRVRMVNRSGTSAAAPAGAELAQGDAYDQTSVRQLTAGATAVYQCAQPPYHQWEGNFPRLQQRILEGAAAAGAKLIVAENLYAYGEPAGKAFTEQTPYAAHTKKGRIRQAMTEALFAAHRRGDLRVASARGSDFFGPHDQISHQMIFQPALRGRRLTMLGRLDQPHTFTYVADFGRALATLGTDDRGLGRPWHVPSAPPVTQAQLAALLAELLGRPVRASGAGALLLRLVDLASPAVAESVEMLYEWSQPFVMDSRDFSQTFGSQPTPLRDALGESLAWSRAQLGR; this comes from the coding sequence ATGAGCGCAGAGCTCCATGTCATCTTTGGAACCGGGCCGCTGGGGCACTGGACTGCCAAGACGCTGCTGGCCCTAGGCAGGCGCGTGCGCATGGTCAACCGCAGCGGCACAAGCGCCGCCGCACCCGCCGGGGCCGAGCTTGCCCAGGGCGACGCCTACGACCAAACCAGCGTGCGCCAGCTGACCGCAGGGGCTACGGCAGTCTACCAGTGCGCCCAGCCACCCTACCACCAGTGGGAGGGCAACTTCCCGCGCCTGCAGCAGCGCATCCTGGAGGGCGCGGCTGCAGCGGGAGCCAAGCTGATCGTGGCCGAGAATCTCTACGCCTACGGCGAGCCTGCGGGCAAGGCCTTCACCGAGCAGACGCCCTACGCCGCCCACACCAAGAAGGGCCGCATCCGCCAGGCCATGACCGAGGCGTTATTTGCCGCCCACCGGCGCGGCGATCTGCGCGTGGCCAGCGCGCGCGGCTCCGATTTCTTCGGGCCACACGACCAGATCTCGCACCAGATGATCTTTCAGCCCGCGCTGCGCGGCAGGCGGCTGACCATGCTGGGCAGGCTCGATCAGCCGCACACCTTCACCTATGTGGCCGACTTCGGCAGGGCGCTGGCCACCCTGGGCACCGACGACCGGGGCCTGGGCCGCCCCTGGCATGTGCCGAGCGCCCCGCCCGTCACCCAGGCTCAGCTGGCGGCGCTGCTGGCCGAGCTGCTGGGGCGGCCCGTGCGGGCCAGCGGCGCGGGGGCGCTGCTGCTGCGGCTGGTGGACCTGGCCAGCCCAGCCGTGGCCGAGAGCGTCGAGATGCTCTACGAGTGGAGCCAGCCATTTGTGATGGACAGCCGCGACTTCAGCCAGACCTTCGGCAGCCAGCCGACGCCGCTGCGCGATGCGCTGGGCGAAAGCCTGGCGTGGAGCCGCGCCCAGCTCGGGCGGTAG